TCTCATCCGCCAGTTAATCTCCATTCGATACTGAACGATGAGGACCACTCACCAAAGCTAATCGTGGACTCTGAGTATGTCCAGAATCTGCACGAGCAGCTCACCCAGCGGACCAGTGGCTGCTCGGTGGAGCAGCTTGAGCAGATCAACACTAGCCTAATGGACTACCTGTGGCGCACGCGTGGTGAATGGAACCGCAGCAAAGTGGCCGCTGGAATTCGGGACTCATTCAATGAGATCCTCGAAGACATGCAGGCGATGCAGGAAATTGGTCCTATCAGTCAAAGGACGAAGGAACAGTTGGGTTCATCATTCGAACACCTGTAACTATGCTGCAGCCCTCGTCAAGAGAACCCTtaattctctcttcttcccttgccTCCACCCCTCAATCTCTCTCCCTcaccctctctctttcttcgtttcctttctttcctacCCATTATTTCCTCTTCGCTTGGTATAGGGTTGAATTAGAGGTGTTTGTGTACTTTGACAATGGACTTGTGTAATGAAGTCGATGCTGGCTCTaggatctttcttttttttctttttttctatccTCTTTTATCTTCTACTCTCAGATTATACCTATCTTGTTGACATTTCCTATCTTGCTTATTATCTACGGAATGGCTATTCTGCAAGCCTGCGAgtgtgtttctttttggttggTACTACGGGTTTTTAAGGGCCGGTTTGTTTTCTCTCGCGCGAACGGTGAGCTCGTGCATGTATGCTTTAAGACatctcatttccttcaaaaTTTGTGGACAATTTTGTAGATAAAATGCATCAGACAACAAAGCATCAGTGACTAGAGTTGTGTCAATAAACCCTAGAGAATTGAACGTATACTCGTATGGCAGTGAACATGTGACGCGGCCAAGACACCAGCCTGTCCTTTCCCGAAGGAGCGCGATCATCACCGCCTCACcaaatttccctttcctgcGGCGAGGAACACTACGATtatctctccctccctcatACAACTCCGACATTGTGCTGCTTGGTGTCGCGCGcaatttttctattttcaACATTCTTTGCAGACAGCGCTGCGAAGGTTTCACACGAAAACCAGCAACGATATTATGACCCCAGCCTGAATACTCCCCGCCGACATTTAAACTCCGTTCGATCGCTATTCCAGGACAGCCATATCTGTCCTATACAACGCCATGGTAAACTGGCTCAGTCTCGCCGTGCCGTTCGCCTACCTAGGTGTTCTAATCGGCTCCCTAGCAACCTTCTCCTCATTATACCGCAAGCGCAAAGCCCGTATGTTCAGCGCCTTTCCCAAAGAAGCCACGTTCATCTAGTATACTAACCAAGGCCCGTCGCGGACATATAGAAAAGGCATACTCTCTAGAACCATGGTTCCCCGCTCACCTCCAACGAGATATCtatttctcccttcttcacattGACCCGCCTGCGACCTCTTctaaggagaagaaggcgccTGCTGTACCCGAGTCGGTGCTTAAGGCTGCGCTCTTAAGACGTGCagaggaggatatcaaacGGGTTTTGGCCCTGCGCAGTCAGAAACAGGCTTTGGGTGTGCTACTTCAGCGTGGTAGTGTGGGTGATGATTTGTGGCAACGGTTCCAGAgggcggagaaggagatggaggatgaggttCGCGATGTTGTTTCTGAGGTTAGTTATTTTTCTCCTTGTGCTTTACTTCTGCATATCTTGAGGATGTGGTGACTGAATGGTTCGAACTTAGGCCAACGCATATGTACCCGGTTGGGGCCAAACGATTTTCCAATCTGCCAATGAAATGATGAACAACACCCTCTATCGCGAGCGCATCGCTGAGCAGCAGGCCAAGTTGGACGAGGAGCGTCAATggtgggagaagaggagagccAGCATCAAGGAAGGATTCATGAAGGAATTGGACGCCGAGGACTCTACTTCAACCGCACCTCCGCAGAAAACCGAAGCTCCAGCTGACACAACCCCTACCACGACCAGCAGCTCCACCCCTGCAATAAAGACCCCCGAGTCGTCTGGTGCGCCGTCCTCGGTAACTGGAAGCGATGACGATGCAGTTTTGGTCGAGGCTGATGAGCAGCCTGGGAGTCCGGCGTCCCcaagcaagaagaagaagaagggcaagaaatAATGGTTGCACGTTCGGGTGTTTCTTTCGCTTCCGTTTCGTTTATGCATGAAAAGATACTCTTACACTTTTTTCATCAAACGTATGTGTACGTTGTGTGCTCTATATAACTTGATGTTAGACGAGAGACAATAATGATGTTTCTTGGCTGGTCACATTTGTAcgatatttctctcttcttgatgAGGAAGTGATTTTACTGTCGGGTTAAGATACCCTGGGCGAAACAACCAGTTACCATAACACAAACCAGCGCATATGTTTCGTAGGTGTTAATCTGGAAATGTCCGCCCTTCCACCAAAATAGCTCGCCAAGCTATATCTACCATAATATACTTTAATCCACCGACACAATGACACTTCTTACCCAGTGTCACGGTAGGCCAATAGTGTCAAAATTGGTCCCTGATTAAATAGATCCTGGCCGGCTGGCTCAATGGTAGAGCGTCAGTCTCCTAGCAGGCCATTGATTGGTCAATAGATCACAACTGAAGGTTCTGGGTTCGAGTCCCAGGTCGGTCGTTATTTTTTTAGGATTCGTTGAGTCGACTATCGAGATTGGCTCGTGAGTAATTGGTACTTCAACTTGGTTGTGCAATCTGTGTTGAAGGACATTCAGATGTGATCAGAACTCTCGAGCTGAAGTCCAATATTGTCTGGATGGTGTGGATATAGACCGAAGGAAAGTACCTGGTGCTTGTGTAGAAAGTTATCTATAGCATACGGCTAGGCTAGGTTTCAGTTGATGACTCCGGCCAACCGTATCACACCCTAAGAGGCCAGAGCCAGGTTGGTGATATAGAAAATATGGAGGAACTACGTGGTCAAGTTCTACCTTCCCCCATTCCCACAGTGCATTGTCCCGTGTTTCTTCATTCTGCAGAATTTCAGAGTGGGTAAGCCAACTTACCACTAGGGGATCGATGTATTCAACCTTCTCGGGGCTCTTGCCTCACTGTATCAGACTGATTAGTATCTATACTAGACCCCAGCCAGCGCTGTAGTACCTAGTATGTGCGGTCTAGGGGACAAACGGAACATCTCGTTATATATTACGCCGGGTTCACGGGACAATTCACCAACGGCCATGTCGCTCGGTGCTAGTCCAGATGCTGACTCAACACACAGCTTAATGACTTCGATACATCTACCGGGTGTAACTTGTTGCAAGTTAAAACTCAAATTGCCAACCCAATTATCCATTCTTACCAGGGATAATTTTGCTGACATACCGGCCAAG
This window of the Aspergillus oryzae RIB40 DNA, chromosome 8 genome carries:
- a CDS encoding Sec63 complex subunit SEC66 (preprotein translocase subunit Sec66) — protein: MVNWLSLAVPFAYLGVLIGSLATFSSLYRKRKAQKAYSLEPWFPAHLQRDIYFSLLHIDPPATSSKEKKAPAVPESVLKAALLRRAEEDIKRVLALRSQKQALGVLLQRGSVGDDLWQRFQRAEKEMEDEVRDVVSEANAYVPGWGQTIFQSANEMMNNTLYRERIAEQQAKLDEERQWWEKRRASIKEGFMKELDAEDSTSTAPPQKTEAPADTTPTTTSSSTPAIKTPESSGAPSSVTGSDDDAVLVEADEQPGSPASPSKKKKKGKK